A genome region from Oncorhynchus masou masou isolate Uvic2021 chromosome 14, UVic_Omas_1.1, whole genome shotgun sequence includes the following:
- the LOC135554241 gene encoding heme-binding protein 1-like: MFGMIKNSIFGNTEETDYKLLSSETKDGVSYEVRRYDGAKYASVSSEGRTFDQVTGELVRKLLVYIGGSNDQGEAMGTTAPVIITVYPREDGVMSRRLVVSLRIPTNYQVSPPVPIDSAIRIEDRPGMTVYSLQFGGFAGETEYRAEASRLTKTLGETAPFQRKQYFCCTYDPPMKPYGRRNEVWFLQEEP, encoded by the exons ATGTTTGGAATGATAAAGAATTCCATTTTCGGGAACACGGAAGAAACGGACTACAAATTGCTCAGCAGCGAGACCAAG GACGGGGTCAGCTATGAGGTGCGGCGATACGATGGTGCAAAGTATGCCTCAGTGAGCTCAGAGGGGCGGACCTTTGACCAGGTGACGGGGGAGCTTGTGAGGAAGCTTCTCGTGTACATTGGGGGAAGCAACGACCAAG GGGAGGCAATGGGGACGACAGCACCGGTTATCATCACAGTATATCCCAGGGAGGACGGTGTGATGTCACGCCGTTTGGTGGTTAGCCTCAGGATTCCCACCAACTACCAAGTCAGTCCCCCTGTGCCCATCGACAGTGCCATCAGAATCGAGGATCGACCCGGCATGACTGTCTACTCACT GCAGTTTGGAGGCTTCGCAGGGGAGACTGAGTACCGAGCAGAGGCCTCTCGCCTAACCAAAACTCTTGGTGAGACTGCCCCATTTCAGAGGAAACAGTACTTCTGCTGCACCTATGACCCACCAATGAAACCCTACGGCCGACGCAACGAGGTGTGGT
- the LOC135554242 gene encoding protein FMC1 homolog, with protein MASLSSPLRLCRGILREIRAIKGPEYKQSLAYNYVLDQFRKNQITGERYCRAQEEALHASHSYLCLLTSTRQHIALYDMYHGKGQRDTEEMAGIVGLRLPTQPGGKGWEK; from the exons ATGGCGTCGTTGTCTTCACCTCTACGCCTTTGCCGGGGGATCCTGAGGGAGATACGAGCGATTAAAGGACCGGAATACAAACAATCTTTGGCATACAATTATGTTTTAGATCAATTCCGTAAAAACCAG ATCACTGGGGAGAGATATTGTCGTGCTCAGGAGGAGGCCCTCCATGCTTCGCACAGCTACCTCTGTCTGCTCACTTCCACCCGGCAACACATTGCTCTCTACGACATGTACCATGGGAAAGGGCAGCGTGACACAGAGGAGATGGCAGGAATTGTGGGGCTCAGGCTGCCCACCCAGCCTGGAGGGAAGGGCTGGGAGAAGTga